The window TACGCCGGAGATCTCCGACTCTGCGACGACGTACGTCCCGGACCCTTGGCGGCGCTCGAGCATGCCCGCGTGCACAAGTGCCTGGACGGCCTCACGGACAGTGTTGCGGCCGGTGCCGGTCAGGTCGGCGAGCTCGGGCTCGGTGGGGATGCGGCTGCCGAGCGGCCAGCTTCCTTCGCGTATCTGTTCGCGCAGCGACTCGGTGACTTGAGTGATCAGGCTCGATCGTGACGCCGTACGCACAGGTGGTGGTCCCTTCGTGAGATCGCTAACTAGATCCGAAGAAATGTCGTTAAACGTTCGCCATATTCATCGGGTCATCCTATGATTTTACCCCGTGACAACCTCGCAAACCCGAACCCCGAAGTCTGAGTCTGTGCCCGAACCTGTGTCGCCTCACTCCGAGTCTGCAACTGCAGCCCCGGCGGTCGGGGATGTCGCGGCGACGGACTCATCGAACCGGAGCATCTGGTCGGGGCGGATCACGATCTTGATCGCGATCATCCTGTCGGCGTTCGTGCTGCGCATTGCGGTCACGTCGACTACGCCGCTGCTGGACGTGATGGGTCGCGACCTCGGCTTTGGCGCCACGATCACCGGCATCTTCGGTATGCTGCCGACCGCCGCGTTTGCGATCTTCGGGATCTTGGCGCCGGCGATGGCACGCCGAATCGGCCTCGAGCGACTTGCGATGATCGCCATGCTCATGTCCGGCGCCGGACTGCTGGCGCGAGGGCTCGTCGGCAGCACCGGTGGCGTGATCATCTTCAACCTGTTGGCGCTCGGCGGTATGGGAATCGGCAACGTCGTCGTACCGCCCTTGGTCAAGCGCTACTTCCCCGACCGGGTCGGCGCGATGAGTACGGCGTACATCACCGCGCTCCAGTTCGGCACGATCCTGCCCGCGCTGATCGCCGTACCACTCGCCAACGCGACCAGCTGGCAGTTCTCGCTCGCCGCGTGGTGTGTGGCCGGATTCGCGGCCGTCGTGCCGTGGATCGGCGTACAGCTCATCGAACGCCGGGCCAATGCCAGGATCGCGAAGCAGCGACGCGGGTCGATTGTCGAGTCGGTCGATGAAGCGCCCGAGCTCGCACACGCCCCGGCTGGCGGCGCCGTCTGGAAGACCGCGCTGGGCTGGGGGATGGCCGCGATGTTCGGCATGACCTCGCTGGTTACCT of the Antricoccus suffuscus genome contains:
- a CDS encoding CynX/NimT family MFS transporter is translated as MPEPVSPHSESATAAPAVGDVAATDSSNRSIWSGRITILIAIILSAFVLRIAVTSTTPLLDVMGRDLGFGATITGIFGMLPTAAFAIFGILAPAMARRIGLERLAMIAMLMSGAGLLARGLVGSTGGVIIFNLLALGGMGIGNVVVPPLVKRYFPDRVGAMSTAYITALQFGTILPALIAVPLANATSWQFSLAAWCVAGFAAVVPWIGVQLIERRANARIAKQRRGSIVESVDEAPELAHAPAGGAVWKTALGWGMAAMFGMTSLVTYSMFTWIPKILGEAGASAGFGGTMVALFSALGLCAALGLPSVVVRMRNPFPIVLGCVLAYAIGFTGLLIAPMGLPVLWVALIGLGPSTFPMSLTMINLRTRTPAGSAALSGFTQGVGYAAACVGPLLLGVLRDATGGWGLPFALLGVAIAVMAVGAWFACRPTYLEDVWR